Genomic window (Manduca sexta isolate Smith_Timp_Sample1 chromosome 26, JHU_Msex_v1.0, whole genome shotgun sequence):
AATGACTTCGCCGAGACTGAAGCGATGATGGAGACTGGCCTGTTtccatttaaaatgaaaaacaacaGGATGTTCTCTTGCTCCATATGTCCAGAGAAAACGACCAGCCTTGATAGTTTAAGGAATCATACGCGCGACCATGACATTTCCAATCTTCACATAGCATTTAAAAAGATGATGTTTTCCAAATCTCAGAGGTTTTACAAAGTGTCTACAAAGTTGCGGTGCAAAATATGTACCGTTGACGTATCAAATTTCGATGAACTCCGACAACACATAGAGAACTGTACCAGAATTAAATTCACTAACAGGACGTGGAACACTCTCCCTTTCAAACTAGAAAAAGATCAGTTAGACTGTCCAGTGTGCAAGAAGACTTTTCTAAATTACGTAAATCTAAACACGCACATGAATGTTCATTATCCCAACTATATATGTGAGAATTGTGGGAAAGCGTTCGCGTCTAAAGCTCGCTTGCGTGGCCACATGCGGACGCACGAGGTGGGCACGTTCCCCTGCCGGTACTGCCCCGCCGTCTTCGATAAAGTCACCAAACGGGAGAATCACGTCTCGAAAGAGCACAAGGCGGGAGTGAGATACGCCTGCAAGCGCTGCAACATATCTCTCAGCTCGTTCTACGCTCGTCAGAAGCATCTCGCCGAAGTACATAACGAGGAGTTGAAGCGATACAAATGTAAAGCTTGCCCGCAGAGTTATATCACTCCGGGACACTTGTCCAGCCACGTCAGAAGAGACCACCTGAACGAGAGAAACCATCGTTGCGATAAATGCGATTTGGCGTTTTACACCAAGAACTCCCTGAAGATGCACATGATCAAGCACGATGGTGAGCGGATACATACGTGTCCCGTGTGCCAGAAGTCGTATCAACGGAAGAAGACGCTCAAGGAACATCTTAGAATACACAATAATGATAAAAGATTCGTGTGTCCCGTTTGCGGACGAGCGTTCACACAAAAATGTACCCTCAAGAGCCATCTGAAAGTGCACGAGAGAAAGCTCGATCTAGACGATAGAATCATACCTCCGTTGCATTCCATTTAAAGTGTTGGAATAGAGGTTAGGTGAAGTCGAGCTGGTTTGTAGGTTTAACAACGAATTCATTTACATACCGATGTTATGTCGGGATAGGCCctaatagataaattaaaaataaaactaaacttgTTATAGTGTAGTTTAGGGAGAATTAtgtgttaaaactgagtatgcTCAAGCTCAACAGAACAATATTTACTGCCAAAATGAATTGTCACCGATGACGATCATCATTGATAAAATGATCCCAATAGCACAAAACGCGAGGTGATCTAGATTGTAGAAATGGTTCATATTCCAATCCATTTTCCTAAAAGCTAGGTGCGCCATACATTCATTCACCCGGGCGGTCTAAGGCCCTGAGATAGCGGTTATTTATCTCGTTTATGCTTTCAGCATCGGTTAAAATTTTCGAAACGTTAAAACGTCTCATATCCTGCATGTgccaaatacaattaaaaaatatttgtgacaaaaacaaaaaaacatgaatAGGTATTCAAACCctccaatattatattatatgcccTAATTATAGTGAGTTTCACAAATTCCTTAGGTACTTTTATCTATGGCGTTCTTTGTAACTCTACTAGTGTGTTGAAAAGTGaccatgtttattttattacaagaacTGCAATTACTATTTGTTCTAAAGCGTGTTGAGGGGAATAAAACTTcccttttgctggtggtaggatatattttatatccgccgggatagcaaccaccgtacgcaaggtgttaaaaccagccatagtggcccacgtaagtgtgtcgcgagccgggatcagcctgtgtatatccggttccaacaggccggcataattgtgtcgactgtcgaggggtaatcacctctcgtcagtcgacattctgttggaccccattctacttaccatcgggtgcagtgtGTTCGCTTTGCCGTGCAAGTATAGAAAAAAAGTAGGGAATGATGTTCAGGAGCATAagtatgatttttaatttacttaatattttaatgtacacCACAAACCTTGCGCAAACAGCATGGATTATTCATTCATTGATAATAACTGGAAAACTAAAGCTACACCCAAATTGGTAATCAAAATGCAACCTACTATTCCAAAGACTACGAACCTCTTAGATACCTACAAGGTACCTTTTTTCTTCAACGTAAGATGCTCTGAGATTCGAGAACTTTACTATAATGCTTAGATCGTCTCGCCTATCAGATTCGATCTGATCAAATAACAAGCCAGTCTGCTTACCTTCATAGGTAGTTCGCACATATAATTGATTGGTACTTGTACTAAAAgtacatttgaatttatatcaatatcaaGGTGTAATAAGCCCCAAATGAATGTATACGTTTGATCGTCGACTGTACATCTCGTAAAGCGACATTCGagtagaaaagtaaaaaatgtgCAATACACGAAAATACGTCCTaacataaatttgtaaatataaattttatttacttttgtcgtgatattaattataaaattaaatttattattataaacatcgcTTTTATTGAATCCCTTTTCAGGTGCGGCTACAATACTGATTCGATtccatgtaattttttaataataatatcagccctgtattatatacttgcctactgctgagcacgggcctcctctactactgagagggattaggccttagtccaccacgctggcctagtgcggattggtagacttcacacaccttcgaaattcctatagagaacttctcagatgtgcaggtttcctcacgatgttttccttcaccgttaaagcgaacgataaattcacaaagaatacacacatgattttttagaaaagtcagaggtgtgtgcccttgggatttgaacttgcggacattcgtcttggcagtccgttccacatccaactaggctatcgccgctttaatgtaattgtttgtatgtaattttttatgggggccataatatattatgaactatGAAGCAATGTACTATGTGCTATTATTTAGGATCTGAttaacaaatcaataaaatattaaaccaaaaaagtggcgatagcctagttgggagtgggtcggactgccgagatgaatgtccgcaggtttaaatatcaacggcacacacctctgacttttctaaaattgcgtgtattctttgtgaactatcgcttgctttcacgatgaaggaaaacatcgttaagaaacctgcatacctgagaagttctgtataggaattttgagagtgtgtgaagtctaccaaataccaatccacactagatCAACGTGGTGAGCTAGGCCTAATCGGTCTCCGTAGTAGCGGAGGCTCTTGTCCAGAcatgggacagtacataatacagggctgatattacattatatcttatcttgaatttagaattttaaaatactttaaaattattgacctatttaaacaaagcttaagttgtcaAGCTGAGTCagcattttttaataaaacaaacggCTGTCAAAATCCTTCATCTggtgtgact
Coding sequences:
- the LOC115454716 gene encoding zinc finger protein OZF; its protein translation is MDVEISVQALPLLGVCNLCLNEGAVKSMLMGYNHNGNIEIYSEMLFKCFAIDLTQMEFTDTKRLICKLCINKLRDSVTFREQVETSLQTLQAVVNTNQLNKNEDVKKELISDTEVPEDDCNDALQLPDDEDDDDDDDDKTALKLLIKKEDPVDKCTKKTRRKTTKKFIKITVKKSNDFAETEAMMETGLFPFKMKNNRMFSCSICPEKTTSLDSLRNHTRDHDISNLHIAFKKMMFSKSQRFYKVSTKLRCKICTVDVSNFDELRQHIENCTRIKFTNRTWNTLPFKLEKDQLDCPVCKKTFLNYVNLNTHMNVHYPNYICENCGKAFASKARLRGHMRTHEVGTFPCRYCPAVFDKVTKRENHVSKEHKAGVRYACKRCNISLSSFYARQKHLAEVHNEELKRYKCKACPQSYITPGHLSSHVRRDHLNERNHRCDKCDLAFYTKNSLKMHMIKHDGERIHTCPVCQKSYQRKKTLKEHLRIHNNDKRFVCPVCGRAFTQKCTLKSHLKVHERKLDLDDRIIPPLHSI